One Cryobacterium roopkundense genomic region harbors:
- a CDS encoding DUF6458 family protein, with translation MSIGLGIFLFVVGAVLVWALNVSVTWIDLDFVGYIMMGAGAIIFVIGLIYMFRKHSTVSTVRTIADPANGQQVTRKENSVDGL, from the coding sequence ATGAGTATCGGACTGGGTATTTTTCTCTTCGTCGTCGGCGCTGTGCTCGTGTGGGCGCTGAATGTGAGCGTCACATGGATCGACCTGGACTTCGTCGGTTACATCATGATGGGTGCCGGCGCGATCATCTTCGTGATCGGGCTGATCTACATGTTCCGCAAGCACTCCACGGTCAGCACGGTTCGCACGATCGCCGACCCGGCCAATGGCCAGCAGGTCACGCGCAAGGAAAACTCAGTCGACGGGCTCTGA
- a CDS encoding branched-chain amino acid aminotransferase — translation MTDTVSAPYSLKFALVPSTEQRAETEREAILADPGFGKHFTDHMVTIDWTIEAGWHDARVTAYGPLQLDPASSVLHYGQEIFEGLKAYRHADGSIWTFRPEKNAERMQRSARRLALPELSVADFVESIKQMVAVDKAWIPSAPETSLYLRPFMIANESFLGVRAAHRVGYYVIASPAGAYFADGVAPVKIWLSTEYSRAGRGGTGAAKCGGNYAASLLPQMEAYENGCAQVLFLDGETGSHIDELGGMNVFFVRGTDTLVTPRLTGSILEGVTRDSIMQLARDRGMTVEEREVTLEEWRLGVESGEISEVFACGTAAVVTPISQLKGKGVSIGDPDAPAGDITMALRQELTDIQYGRVPDRHGWLTRLDA, via the coding sequence ATGACCGACACCGTTTCTGCCCCCTACTCCCTGAAGTTCGCTCTCGTACCCTCTACCGAGCAGCGCGCCGAGACCGAGCGAGAGGCGATCCTCGCCGATCCCGGATTCGGTAAGCACTTCACCGACCACATGGTGACGATCGACTGGACAATCGAAGCCGGCTGGCACGACGCACGGGTCACCGCCTATGGGCCGCTCCAGCTCGACCCGGCCTCGTCGGTGCTGCACTACGGACAGGAGATCTTCGAGGGCCTCAAAGCATATCGCCACGCGGACGGTTCGATCTGGACATTCCGGCCCGAGAAGAACGCCGAACGCATGCAGCGTTCGGCCCGCCGTTTGGCCCTACCAGAGCTCTCGGTAGCCGACTTCGTCGAGTCGATCAAGCAGATGGTGGCCGTGGACAAGGCCTGGATCCCCTCAGCTCCGGAGACCAGCCTGTACCTGCGCCCCTTCATGATCGCCAACGAGAGTTTCCTGGGTGTGCGCGCTGCGCACCGCGTGGGCTATTACGTGATTGCGAGCCCGGCCGGCGCCTACTTCGCCGACGGCGTCGCGCCCGTGAAGATCTGGCTGTCGACCGAGTACTCGCGCGCCGGCCGTGGCGGTACAGGTGCGGCCAAGTGCGGTGGCAACTATGCGGCGTCGCTTCTGCCGCAGATGGAAGCCTACGAAAACGGATGCGCGCAGGTGCTCTTCCTCGACGGTGAAACCGGCAGTCACATCGACGAGCTCGGCGGCATGAACGTGTTCTTCGTGCGCGGAACCGACACCCTCGTGACTCCCCGTCTCACCGGCTCAATCCTGGAGGGCGTCACACGCGACAGCATCATGCAGCTCGCCCGGGACCGCGGCATGACCGTGGAGGAGCGCGAGGTGACCCTGGAGGAGTGGCGTCTCGGCGTCGAATCGGGTGAAATTTCCGAGGTCTTCGCCTGTGGAACCGCCGCCGTGGTCACGCCGATCAGCCAGCTCAAGGGCAAGGGCGTTAGCATTGGAGACCCCGATGCCCCGGCCGGAGACATCACGATGGCTCTCCGCCAGGAGCTCACCGACATTCAGTACGGCCGTGTGCCCGACCGGCACGGCTGGCTCACCCGCCTTGACGCTTGA
- a CDS encoding NADP-dependent oxidoreductase, whose translation MTESTVSTQIQLVTRPVGWPTARDFRTVSVDLPELAPGEVRVTNEFVSVDPYMRGRMNDVKSYAPPYVLGEAMTGGAVGRVVASASDTIKVGDVVVHQFGWRDRVQEGAAGFRVVPELSGVPLSAYLGVLGMTALTAYVGLLDVAAFKAGDTVFVSGAAGAVGSMVGQIARLKGAKRVIGSAGSPDKVALLTQKYGFDAAFNYRDGDIAGQLAAVAPDGIDVYFDNVGGEHLEAALATLNNGGRAALCGAISTYNNTEATPGPRNMVNIVGRGLTLKGFIVGNYVHHFPEFSAEMAGWLASGEIVFDETVVDGIDHAVEAFLGLLRGENTGKMVVRTVA comes from the coding sequence TTGACCGAATCAACCGTCAGTACCCAGATCCAGCTCGTGACTCGTCCGGTCGGCTGGCCCACGGCGCGCGACTTCCGCACGGTCTCCGTCGACCTTCCCGAGCTGGCCCCCGGGGAGGTGCGGGTCACCAACGAGTTCGTGTCCGTCGACCCGTACATGCGGGGCCGGATGAACGACGTCAAGTCGTACGCTCCGCCCTACGTCCTGGGTGAGGCCATGACCGGCGGCGCCGTCGGCCGCGTCGTTGCATCAGCCTCGGATACGATCAAGGTCGGCGATGTCGTGGTGCACCAGTTCGGTTGGCGCGATCGGGTTCAGGAGGGTGCCGCCGGCTTCCGCGTCGTGCCGGAGCTTTCCGGCGTGCCCCTTTCCGCTTACCTCGGCGTGCTTGGCATGACCGCCCTCACGGCTTACGTCGGCCTGCTCGATGTCGCCGCGTTCAAGGCGGGTGACACCGTATTCGTCTCCGGCGCCGCCGGGGCGGTGGGCAGCATGGTCGGCCAGATCGCTCGGCTGAAGGGCGCGAAGCGCGTCATCGGATCCGCCGGTTCGCCCGACAAAGTAGCCCTGCTGACCCAGAAGTACGGCTTCGACGCCGCTTTCAACTACCGGGACGGTGACATTGCCGGGCAGCTCGCCGCCGTAGCTCCCGACGGCATCGACGTTTACTTCGACAACGTGGGAGGAGAGCACCTCGAGGCCGCCCTCGCCACCTTGAACAACGGCGGGCGCGCCGCGCTCTGCGGCGCGATCTCCACGTACAACAACACCGAGGCAACCCCAGGCCCCCGCAACATGGTGAACATTGTCGGCCGTGGGCTGACGCTCAAGGGCTTCATCGTGGGCAACTACGTGCACCACTTCCCGGAGTTCTCCGCCGAAATGGCGGGCTGGCTTGCGTCAGGCGAGATCGTCTTCGATGAGACCGTCGTCGACGGGATCGACCACGCCGTCGAGGCCTTCCTCGGGCTCCTGCGCGGCGAGAACACCGGCAAGATGGTAGTCCGCACCGTCGCCTGA
- a CDS encoding type 1 glutamine amidotransferase domain-containing protein codes for MHSVLFVVSAADHWTLNDGTLHPTGYWAEELAEPHRLFSEADWDITIATPKGIAPTVDAGSLSAQAVGSEDRLAVIAAYLKAISSDLNHPRSIADITVADYDVVFYPGGHGPMEDLAVDAVSGRIMTEALVSGRVLGVVCHAPAAMLAAVREDGSWPFTGYRMTGFTNEEETLGGLAPKAPWLVQSRLVELGANFVAGAAWVPHTEIDRNLYTGQNPASSGELASKILAAVPTRV; via the coding sequence ATGCACTCCGTCCTCTTTGTTGTCAGCGCCGCTGATCACTGGACCCTCAACGACGGCACCCTGCACCCGACCGGGTACTGGGCCGAAGAGCTGGCCGAACCACACCGTCTCTTTAGCGAGGCCGACTGGGACATCACCATCGCGACGCCGAAGGGCATCGCCCCCACCGTCGATGCGGGCAGTCTGTCGGCGCAGGCGGTCGGCAGCGAAGATCGCCTCGCCGTCATCGCGGCCTACCTCAAGGCCATTAGCAGCGACCTCAACCACCCTCGGTCTATCGCGGACATCACGGTCGCCGACTACGACGTGGTCTTCTACCCTGGCGGACACGGACCGATGGAAGACCTCGCCGTCGACGCCGTCTCCGGACGCATCATGACCGAAGCCCTTGTCTCGGGCCGCGTCCTCGGCGTCGTGTGCCACGCTCCGGCCGCCATGCTCGCCGCGGTGCGCGAAGACGGCAGCTGGCCGTTCACCGGATACCGGATGACGGGCTTCACGAACGAGGAGGAGACGCTCGGCGGCCTCGCTCCGAAGGCGCCGTGGCTCGTGCAGAGTCGCCTGGTTGAACTGGGAGCCAACTTCGTCGCCGGAGCCGCATGGGTCCCGCACACGGAGATCGACCGCAACCTCTACACCGGCCAGAACCCGGCGTCCTCCGGTGAGCTGGCGTCTAAGATCCTGGCTGCGGTCCCCACGCGCGTCTAA
- a CDS encoding MFS transporter, which translates to MLPVLLVSIDNTVLNFALPAISLDTRPTGTQLLWMVDIYPLVLAGLLVTMGSLGDRIGRRRLLLVGSAGFGLVSIGAAFSPTIEWLIVARAALGFFGAMLMPSTLSLLRSIFLDRDQRRLAIAIWATGFAAGSALGPVVGGILLENFAWGSVFLLAVPLLVPLLVLAPLLVPESRDPHPGRIDVTSIVLSLATMLPVVYGIKAVAHDGITVLSILPLAIGLGIGALFVRRQLRLPVPMLDMSLFRNGAFGGAVVVNLLSVTALVGCLFFVSQHLQLVLGLSPLTAGLVLVPGLIAMIIAGLVVVPIARRVRPSRVVPPALLVSAGGFAMIALSNGQIDAPGIAIAFLLLGVGIGAAETVSNELIVASAPKDKAGAASAVSETAYELGAVLGTAVLGTILTASYRAAVSLPDSLTVAQQHAAGETLGGAVAVASALPADAAAQLLSSARHAFDSGVGLSAWIGVALVLTAVVVAAVSLRRAR; encoded by the coding sequence ATGCTCCCGGTTCTGCTGGTTTCGATCGACAACACAGTGCTGAACTTCGCGCTGCCAGCCATCTCCCTGGACACTCGGCCCACCGGAACCCAACTGCTGTGGATGGTCGACATCTACCCGCTCGTTCTGGCCGGTTTGCTCGTGACGATGGGAAGCCTGGGCGACCGGATTGGCCGGCGTCGCCTGCTCCTCGTGGGTTCAGCGGGATTCGGCCTCGTCTCGATTGGAGCGGCGTTCTCGCCGACGATCGAGTGGCTGATCGTGGCCCGGGCCGCCCTGGGCTTCTTCGGCGCCATGCTCATGCCGTCGACGCTGTCGCTGCTCCGTTCCATTTTTCTGGACAGGGACCAGCGCCGTCTCGCCATTGCCATCTGGGCGACAGGATTCGCCGCCGGAAGCGCGCTCGGCCCGGTGGTGGGAGGAATCCTGCTCGAGAATTTCGCCTGGGGATCGGTCTTCCTGCTGGCGGTGCCGCTCCTCGTGCCGCTGCTCGTGCTCGCGCCCCTGTTGGTGCCCGAATCACGTGACCCGCACCCCGGTCGTATCGACGTGACGAGCATTGTGCTCTCGCTCGCCACCATGCTTCCGGTCGTGTATGGCATCAAGGCTGTGGCGCACGACGGAATTACGGTGCTCTCGATCCTGCCCCTCGCGATCGGCCTCGGGATCGGTGCGCTCTTCGTGCGCCGGCAACTGCGTCTGCCCGTGCCAATGCTCGACATGAGCTTGTTCCGCAACGGCGCATTCGGCGGTGCCGTCGTCGTCAATCTGCTGAGCGTCACGGCGCTCGTGGGCTGCTTGTTCTTCGTCTCCCAGCACCTGCAGCTCGTACTTGGCCTCTCGCCGCTCACTGCCGGTCTCGTTCTGGTGCCGGGTCTGATCGCCATGATAATCGCCGGCCTTGTGGTTGTGCCGATTGCCCGGCGGGTTCGTCCGTCGCGGGTCGTTCCGCCGGCCCTGCTCGTGTCAGCGGGCGGATTCGCCATGATCGCGTTGAGCAACGGACAGATCGATGCCCCCGGAATCGCCATCGCTTTTCTGCTGCTCGGCGTGGGCATCGGTGCGGCGGAGACCGTGTCAAACGAGCTGATCGTGGCGAGCGCGCCGAAAGACAAGGCCGGTGCGGCATCCGCTGTCTCCGAGACCGCCTACGAGCTGGGCGCCGTTCTGGGTACGGCTGTTCTCGGCACGATCCTCACGGCGTCCTACCGGGCGGCCGTGAGCCTGCCCGATTCGCTCACGGTGGCGCAGCAGCATGCCGCAGGGGAGACCCTCGGCGGTGCCGTTGCCGTGGCGTCAGCGCTTCCAGCGGATGCCGCAGCCCAGCTGCTCTCATCTGCGCGGCACGCGTTCGACAGCGGTGTGGGGCTCAGTGCTTGGATCGGCGTTGCGCTCGTGCTCACCGCCGTCGTCGTTGCCGCAGTGAGCCTTAGGCGCGCGCGCTAA
- a CDS encoding 3-isopropylmalate dehydrogenase, protein MSRTIKLAVIPGDGIGPEVIAEAVKVLDAATASENVKFEKTPFSLGAARFLETGDVLTAEDLAAIAAHDAILLGAVGGVPGDPRLANANIERGLLLGLRFSLDHYVNLRPTVLFPGVPSPLSAPGNVDFVVIREGTEGPYVGNGGAIRQGTPNEVANEVSVNTAFGVERVVRYAFGVAAGRARKNLTLVHKTNVLVFAGSLWQRTVNALASEFPEVTVDYLHVDAATIFLVSNPSRLDVIVTDNLFGDILTDLAAAISGGIGLAASGNINPEGRFPSMFEPVHGSAPDIAGQQLADPTAAILSVALMLDHFGLTDAAARVNAAVTADVVARTTTGSASGPRSTASVGDAIVGLLTLEGLS, encoded by the coding sequence ATGTCGCGCACCATCAAGCTCGCAGTCATTCCCGGAGACGGAATCGGACCCGAAGTCATTGCCGAGGCCGTGAAGGTTCTCGATGCCGCGACGGCTTCCGAAAACGTGAAGTTTGAGAAGACGCCCTTTTCCCTGGGCGCCGCGAGGTTCCTCGAAACGGGCGACGTGCTCACCGCCGAGGACCTGGCGGCGATCGCCGCCCACGACGCGATCCTGCTCGGTGCCGTCGGGGGAGTACCGGGGGATCCCCGGCTGGCCAATGCCAACATCGAACGCGGCCTGTTGCTCGGGCTACGTTTCTCGCTCGACCACTACGTGAACCTGCGCCCGACCGTGCTCTTTCCTGGCGTGCCGAGTCCGCTCTCCGCGCCCGGTAACGTCGACTTCGTCGTGATCCGCGAGGGTACTGAAGGGCCCTACGTGGGCAACGGCGGCGCGATCCGCCAAGGCACGCCGAACGAGGTTGCCAATGAGGTATCCGTCAACACCGCCTTCGGCGTGGAGCGGGTCGTGCGTTACGCCTTCGGAGTAGCAGCCGGAAGGGCGCGTAAGAACCTGACTCTCGTGCACAAGACCAACGTGCTCGTCTTCGCCGGCAGTCTCTGGCAGCGCACCGTGAACGCCCTCGCCTCAGAGTTCCCCGAGGTCACGGTCGACTACCTGCACGTTGATGCCGCGACGATATTTCTCGTGTCCAACCCGAGTAGATTGGATGTGATCGTCACCGACAACCTGTTCGGCGACATTCTCACCGATCTGGCCGCCGCCATCAGCGGGGGTATCGGCCTCGCCGCCTCCGGAAACATCAATCCGGAGGGGCGATTCCCGAGCATGTTCGAGCCCGTGCACGGCTCGGCGCCCGACATTGCGGGCCAGCAACTCGCCGACCCGACCGCAGCCATTCTCTCGGTCGCCCTGATGCTCGATCACTTCGGCCTCACGGATGCCGCAGCTCGGGTGAACGCGGCCGTCACAGCCGATGTCGTTGCCCGCACCACCACCGGCTCAGCCTCCGGGCCCCGCAGCACCGCCAGCGTCGGCGATGCCATCGTGGGCCTTCTGACACTCGAAGGACTTTCATGA
- a CDS encoding LysR family transcriptional regulator — MSQPPAPSRNQLDAQVLRVVRSVLETGSITAAAVALGFSQPAVSQQLARLESRLGMPVIERVGRGVRLTEAGMVLARHSLAVETALDAAAGELAELAGLRSGRVRIAAFPSASAAIVPSVLARMRALHPGIAVTYREAEPPEAVALVRDNSVDLALTFSYPGDVADPHGESAHGLRVTELRREEIRVVLPSHHSAASGAAVDLADLAEEDWIAGCPRCRGHLLELCVRNGFIPRIACETDNVAAVFGLVENGIGVAILPVLAIESVGSRPGVAIRPTTSLDHRTVHAVTASGAERIPALAATLASLAAVVASTRIDSNV, encoded by the coding sequence ATGTCCCAGCCACCTGCCCCCAGCCGCAATCAACTGGATGCCCAGGTACTGCGAGTCGTGAGATCGGTGCTCGAGACCGGCTCGATCACCGCCGCGGCCGTCGCCCTCGGCTTCAGCCAGCCCGCGGTCAGCCAACAGCTCGCCCGCCTCGAGAGTCGACTGGGAATGCCGGTGATTGAGCGCGTCGGTCGCGGGGTGCGGTTGACAGAGGCCGGCATGGTGCTGGCGCGTCACTCGCTGGCCGTGGAGACTGCGCTCGATGCCGCCGCCGGGGAGCTCGCGGAACTGGCCGGCCTGCGTTCGGGGCGGGTGCGGATCGCCGCATTCCCCTCGGCCTCGGCGGCCATTGTGCCGAGTGTTCTGGCGCGCATGCGAGCTCTGCATCCGGGGATCGCCGTCACGTACCGGGAGGCAGAGCCTCCCGAAGCCGTGGCCCTCGTGCGTGACAACAGCGTCGACCTCGCGCTCACCTTCAGCTATCCAGGCGACGTTGCGGACCCGCACGGCGAGAGCGCCCACGGGCTGCGCGTGACGGAACTTCGGCGCGAGGAGATTCGGGTCGTACTGCCGTCGCACCACTCCGCCGCCTCCGGGGCGGCCGTTGACCTCGCCGATTTGGCCGAGGAGGACTGGATCGCCGGCTGTCCACGATGCCGTGGGCACCTCCTGGAACTCTGCGTCCGTAACGGTTTCATACCTCGCATCGCGTGCGAAACCGACAATGTGGCGGCGGTCTTCGGATTGGTGGAGAACGGCATCGGTGTGGCGATTCTGCCCGTCCTCGCCATTGAGTCGGTAGGCTCCCGGCCGGGCGTGGCAATCCGACCCACGACAAGCCTCGACCATCGCACAGTGCACGCGGTCACGGCGTCCGGCGCTGAGCGCATCCCCGCCCTCGCTGCCACCCTCGCGTCCCTGGCCGCAGTGGTGGCCTCAACTAGAATCGACAGTAATGTCTGA
- a CDS encoding TetR/AcrR family transcriptional regulator: MGRIQSFDADTVVRAARDLFWDRGYDRASLSDLEGATGLNRSSLYNAFGNKRGLFDAAVQDYLDSVIRPRLAVLQSAAPNESALLEYFEGLRRTVATLPKDSPRRGCLLVNCAAGLAGHDDPTRAVIEDYRAELAAALRFAIVSAGLGAEADPAALEARVRTLASLSVSAMLISRVNRDEAVALLATAGAHINEWVGPRA; the protein is encoded by the coding sequence ATGGGGCGAATACAGAGCTTCGACGCAGACACTGTCGTTCGCGCCGCGCGCGACTTGTTCTGGGACCGCGGTTACGACAGGGCCTCACTGTCAGACCTCGAGGGAGCGACCGGCCTCAACCGGTCAAGCCTCTACAACGCTTTCGGCAACAAGCGCGGCCTGTTCGACGCCGCCGTGCAGGACTACCTCGACTCGGTGATCCGGCCACGACTGGCCGTGCTGCAGAGCGCCGCCCCCAACGAAAGCGCCCTGCTGGAGTATTTCGAGGGACTGCGCCGCACTGTCGCCACCCTGCCGAAGGACTCGCCGCGCCGGGGCTGCCTGCTGGTGAATTGCGCGGCCGGCCTGGCCGGGCACGACGACCCCACCCGCGCTGTCATCGAGGACTACAGGGCCGAACTCGCCGCCGCGCTGCGTTTCGCGATCGTGTCGGCAGGGCTGGGCGCCGAAGCGGATCCGGCCGCGCTCGAAGCTAGGGTACGCACCCTCGCGTCGCTGTCGGTGAGCGCCATGCTGATCTCGCGCGTGAATCGCGACGAAGCCGTGGCCCTGCTGGCTACCGCCGGCGCCCACATCAACGAGTGGGTGGGCCCCCGCGCCTGA
- a CDS encoding fumarylacetoacetate hydrolase family protein, whose product MKIARFSHEGAIAFGIVDDDELVVLKSDPMFAGYDPTGERVELVDVKLLAPVIPRSKIIALREGSGLENARPSFVLKPNTSVVGPGDPIVLPGQSSDITVTGALAIIIGTFAKDVTVADAASKVFGYTVAADVTARDLELLPEQAATASAFDSFCPLGPVIDTEFDPETTVIHGRINDGQFQNSSAGVMEHTVAEVVAFASSLFTLLPGDVILTGAPGSSGTIVAGDAVQIEIPGVGVLVNSVRAA is encoded by the coding sequence ATGAAGATTGCGCGTTTCAGCCACGAAGGAGCGATTGCCTTCGGCATCGTCGACGACGATGAGCTGGTGGTGCTGAAAAGCGACCCGATGTTCGCCGGGTACGATCCCACGGGCGAGCGCGTCGAACTCGTCGACGTGAAGCTGCTCGCGCCGGTGATACCCCGCTCCAAGATCATCGCCCTGCGGGAGGGGTCCGGCCTCGAAAACGCGAGGCCGTCGTTTGTGCTCAAGCCCAACACCTCCGTTGTCGGCCCGGGCGATCCCATTGTGCTGCCGGGCCAGTCGAGCGACATCACAGTGACGGGAGCCCTCGCGATCATCATCGGTACGTTCGCCAAAGACGTGACGGTAGCGGATGCAGCGAGCAAGGTGTTCGGCTACACGGTGGCGGCCGACGTCACCGCCCGTGACCTCGAGCTGCTGCCCGAGCAGGCCGCCACGGCATCCGCTTTCGATTCCTTCTGCCCGCTGGGGCCTGTCATCGACACCGAGTTCGACCCGGAAACGACGGTCATTCACGGGCGAATCAACGACGGGCAATTTCAGAACAGCTCGGCCGGCGTGATGGAACACACCGTGGCCGAGGTCGTGGCCTTCGCGTCGAGCCTCTTCACGTTGCTGCCCGGCGACGTGATCCTCACCGGAGCCCCAGGCAGCTCGGGAACCATCGTGGCCGGCGACGCCGTGCAGATCGAAATTCCCGGTGTCGGCGTGCTCGTGAACTCGGTGCGCGCGGCCTGA
- a CDS encoding aminotransferase class V-fold PLP-dependent enzyme, with protein MTTADASPFGNSLSVAEARAQFAGARGYLAACTLGLPSAGTLAAMRADSESWARGEACAAEYGAVVERVRTSYAALVGVSPDTVAIGSQTSVIAGMVAASVPDGAEVLCVDGDFSSMVFPFLAQAYRGVTVRHVPLAQLADSVDANTWLVAFSLVQSATGAIADAGAIGAAARTHKTFTLCDTTQAAGWMPVDASAFDATICHSYKWLCAPRGVAFLTVAAAFGVLLRPVQAGWYAGEDVWASCYGPDMTLAADARRFDVSPAWPSWVGAEPALELFRRLDLAAVRDHSVRLADALGAGMGIEPQGQAILSWPDPDGADLRRLGAAGLTASGRAGRARVAFHVWNDEEDVSLALAALRR; from the coding sequence ATGACCACCGCAGACGCTTCACCCTTCGGCAATTCGTTGAGCGTGGCCGAGGCCCGCGCGCAGTTCGCCGGGGCACGCGGCTACCTCGCGGCCTGCACCCTGGGTCTGCCGTCAGCGGGGACGCTGGCCGCGATGCGCGCCGACAGCGAGAGCTGGGCGCGCGGGGAGGCCTGCGCGGCCGAGTACGGTGCGGTCGTCGAGCGCGTTCGCACGAGCTACGCGGCCCTGGTCGGCGTCTCGCCCGACACCGTCGCCATCGGCTCGCAGACATCCGTCATCGCCGGAATGGTCGCCGCGAGCGTTCCCGACGGCGCCGAGGTGCTGTGCGTCGACGGGGACTTCAGCTCGATGGTCTTCCCATTCCTGGCGCAGGCGTACCGCGGAGTCACGGTTCGCCACGTGCCCCTGGCCCAGCTGGCGGATAGCGTCGATGCCAACACGTGGCTCGTCGCGTTCTCCCTCGTGCAATCCGCGACCGGCGCCATCGCAGACGCCGGCGCGATTGGCGCCGCCGCCCGCACCCACAAAACATTCACGCTGTGCGACACGACGCAGGCCGCCGGGTGGATGCCCGTTGACGCATCCGCCTTTGATGCCACGATTTGCCACAGCTACAAGTGGCTATGCGCGCCCCGCGGGGTCGCGTTCCTCACAGTGGCGGCGGCGTTCGGCGTGCTCCTGCGCCCGGTGCAGGCCGGCTGGTATGCCGGCGAGGACGTATGGGCATCCTGCTACGGCCCCGACATGACCCTGGCTGCGGATGCCCGTCGTTTCGACGTGTCCCCCGCCTGGCCCTCGTGGGTGGGCGCCGAACCCGCCCTTGAGCTGTTTCGCCGCCTCGACCTCGCCGCCGTGCGAGACCACAGTGTCCGCCTCGCCGACGCCCTGGGCGCGGGAATGGGAATCGAGCCGCAGGGCCAAGCCATCCTGAGCTGGCCAGACCCGGATGGAGCGGACCTGCGGCGTCTCGGCGCCGCAGGTCTCACCGCCTCCGGGCGGGCAGGACGGGCCCGGGTGGCCTTCCACGTGTGGAACGACGAGGAGGACGTCTCGCTCGCTCTGGCCGCGCTCCGCCGCTGA